The Desmonostoc muscorum LEGE 12446 genome includes a region encoding these proteins:
- a CDS encoding XisI protein, producing MEGMNYSELVQTVLEKHTANHLSEDTEKELIFDCQRNRYLLVHVGWENEERVYGCVIHVDIKDGKIWIQRDFTEEGIGNQLVELGVPKTDIVLGFRSPYVRQFTGFASV from the coding sequence ATGGAAGGAATGAATTATTCAGAATTAGTACAAACTGTTTTAGAAAAACATACTGCAAATCATCTATCGGAAGATACAGAAAAAGAGTTAATTTTTGATTGCCAGAGAAATCGCTATCTTTTAGTTCATGTAGGATGGGAAAATGAAGAACGGGTTTATGGTTGTGTTATTCATGTAGATATTAAAGATGGAAAAATTTGGATTCAGCGAGATTTTACTGAAGAAGGAATAGGTAATCAGTTAGTAGAATTAGGTGTGCCAAAAACAGATATTGTTTTAGGTTTCAGATCGCCTTATGTCCGGCAGTTCACTGGTTTTGCATCTGTTTAA